From a region of the Sinorhizobium sp. B11 genome:
- the dcm gene encoding DNA (cytosine-5-)-methyltransferase, with the protein MIPNHYTPALSCLDLDIVRAVPPGGNWKDIPESIPSKRLQQIRESFRRGEGSRSTYYGRMQPESPSHTISTYFNRPGNGSFVHYLQDRMISQREAARLQTFPDSFEFYGSKSAVNKQIGNAVPPLLAFQIAKHLGEKGEFIDLFAGAGGLSLGFHWAGWQQVVGNDIDASALETYKKNLGGNTVLGDVESDDVFSEIVKYAKNTGQKHDTKRLVLGGPPCQGFSTAGNKRSMEDQRNHLFKRYADILTHVQPDGFLFENVQGLKSMEGGRVLQMVLATLEQAGYATSVWTVKAEQFGVPQRRTRVIIAGTRAGTQPLFPPPPISAWGKSDMLLPPPPTVVDAISDLPPLEPGTDGSSLDYFTPPNSPFQQLMRGVISPDEYSSNVR; encoded by the coding sequence ATGATTCCGAACCACTATACACCAGCCCTCAGCTGCCTAGACTTAGACATTGTCCGCGCAGTGCCACCCGGTGGAAATTGGAAAGATATCCCGGAATCTATCCCTTCCAAACGTCTCCAGCAGATCAGAGAAAGTTTCCGCCGCGGCGAAGGAAGCCGTTCGACTTATTATGGGAGGATGCAACCAGAATCCCCTTCTCACACTATTTCGACTTACTTCAACAGGCCAGGAAATGGATCATTTGTCCATTATTTACAGGACAGGATGATATCTCAGCGGGAAGCTGCGCGGCTCCAGACGTTCCCCGATAGCTTTGAATTCTACGGAAGTAAGAGCGCTGTAAACAAGCAAATTGGCAACGCAGTCCCACCGCTTCTCGCATTCCAAATTGCCAAACATTTAGGCGAAAAGGGCGAATTTATCGATTTATTTGCTGGAGCCGGAGGCCTCTCACTCGGTTTTCACTGGGCGGGCTGGCAACAGGTGGTCGGTAATGACATCGATGCATCAGCGCTGGAAACTTATAAAAAAAACCTTGGCGGTAACACCGTATTAGGAGACGTCGAGAGCGACGATGTATTCTCGGAAATAGTCAAATACGCCAAGAACACAGGCCAGAAGCACGACACTAAAAGATTGGTTCTTGGCGGCCCGCCATGTCAGGGCTTCTCTACGGCCGGCAACAAGAGAAGCATGGAGGACCAGCGGAACCACCTATTTAAGCGCTACGCGGATATTCTAACTCACGTTCAACCTGATGGATTTCTCTTTGAAAACGTGCAGGGGCTGAAAAGCATGGAAGGCGGTCGTGTGCTCCAGATGGTATTAGCTACTCTGGAACAAGCCGGATATGCGACAAGCGTTTGGACAGTCAAAGCTGAACAGTTTGGAGTTCCCCAGCGCCGGACAAGGGTGATCATTGCAGGCACCAGGGCCGGGACGCAGCCACTTTTTCCACCACCGCCAATCTCGGCTTGGGGGAAATCGGATATGCTTCTTCCTCCGCCGCCTACTGTCGTCGACGCAATTTCTGACTTACCGCCGCTCGAACCCGGAACGGATGGAAGCTCGCTCGATTATTTTACCCCTCCAAACTCACCATTCCAACAACTTATGCGAGGGGTTATATCACCCGACGAATACTCTTCAAATGTTAGGTGA